The following coding sequences are from one Pseudomonadota bacterium window:
- a CDS encoding FKBP-type peptidyl-prolyl cis-trans isomerase, producing MKSLSTISAALMAGAIVATPVAMAQEPQSEDEKTTYAIGFLLGEALTPFGLSETELKMVMAGLSDRVKGNEPKVSPQEYQAKVQELRNKRVALVIEQEKAAAAAALEEAKSAAGATATDSGLIYREVTAGTGAMPAATDTVRVHYRGTLRDGTVFDSSYDRGQPASFPLNGVIPCWTEGLQLMKVGTKAQLTCPSDIAYGDRGAPPRIPGGAVLTFEVELLEIVTAAE from the coding sequence ATGAAGAGTCTGAGCACTATTTCGGCCGCGTTGATGGCCGGAGCGATCGTCGCGACGCCCGTGGCCATGGCCCAGGAGCCGCAGAGCGAAGACGAGAAGACCACCTACGCCATCGGCTTCCTGCTCGGTGAGGCCCTCACCCCCTTCGGTCTGAGCGAGACGGAGCTGAAGATGGTGATGGCTGGCCTCAGCGACCGGGTGAAGGGCAACGAGCCCAAGGTCTCGCCCCAGGAGTACCAGGCCAAGGTGCAGGAGCTACGCAACAAGCGCGTCGCCCTGGTGATCGAGCAGGAGAAGGCCGCGGCCGCCGCCGCGCTGGAAGAGGCCAAGTCTGCCGCTGGCGCCACTGCCACCGACTCGGGGCTGATTTATCGTGAAGTCACCGCCGGGACCGGCGCGATGCCGGCCGCCACCGACACGGTGCGCGTGCACTACCGCGGCACCCTGCGCGACGGCACGGTCTTCGACAGCTCCTACGATCGGGGCCAGCCCGCTTCCTTCCCCCTGAACGGGGTGATCCCCTGCTGGACCGAGGGACTGCAGCTGATGAAGGTGGGCACCAAGGCCCAACTCACCTGTCCGTCGGACATCGCCTACGGTGATCGTGGCGCGCCGCCGCGGATCCCGGGCGGTGCGGTGCTCACCTTCGAGGTGGAGCTGCTGGAGATTGTGACGGCCGCCGAGTAG
- a CDS encoding TonB-dependent receptor: MIKSFLSRPAMCVQVLALAAISPAFADDELAVYTFNNRQPGVGLTLVLDGQETTTVGKDGSAFFDLSEGVHSLQVRDGEQSLYSFRFTTARGQQVDALITLGDDTTHRVETYSPAESAEDKRDAPTGSLSGTVSAAAGGLAGASIVVEDTGELLLADADGRFNVTLPRGEYRLTAYHPTDDRTASRTVRVVSGVTRGVGLTIRNQSALDVEAPTLSGIEEVVVVAAFDPNAFEASERDTNQIIDTLDIETLSRFADTNVAASVVRVPSVTVQDNRFVFIRGLGDRYISTTLNGATMPSTDPAKRTVPLDLFPSNFVNQLDIRKTFIPGMPGESTGGNLVINTRTFPTERSGQLQVRMSATPGVTGNDVFADPTDGDFDYFGWDAGAREAPVAVEAITQALNIGTVTDSNTGGIFQINDTVERELRRVGGLLISDNLDLELTNAAPDTRIGANYGDVFDIGNVELGIFAAGNFSNQWSQRNDGVSNTFTPSGDDLNRFRFQEYTNSIDANALLSVGLNVGQHTIELNSIASRATESRVVRTVGQEGDEFQARYRNTVDWVERQFLSQQIAGNHSLVESGSVYLDWQFTASQARRDAPDRREITFSADQFQTDPQSLLDGFDLDRLNDDQDVELNGFFLESNALVRRYDELTDNNFDFSTSLGWDLIDNGNSFANLQIGGQIIYRERDSDSDTYGFNLNQQNVENLITDEILVSDIITEETITGDPATGFTFLDRTLASDSYDAELDYNSIFATYDHTFNDRFQVVIGARYEMYDQTTNTFSLQGAGEAVQSRIDEGSFLPSFSLNWFATEAHQFRFAISQTVARPDFKESANATFYDTEFDFRVRGNPNLEISDVLNVDARWEWYPNDRDSLSVAAFYKDFDNPIERVVQQASGTAGNSRTFANAESAFLYGAEVEARKEFLISDDYARSFFLALNASYIESEVQLPTRTRALQGQPQYTSNLVLGFDHAGYGQQVTILINQNGEAIRDVGILGNPDVIEEPRLDINLVYRWDISDSFTFRAKASNLLDDEVEFTQGGRTFFAYKRGVEFQLGADWNF; encoded by the coding sequence ATGATCAAGTCGTTCCTCAGCCGTCCGGCGATGTGTGTCCAGGTGCTGGCACTCGCCGCGATCTCGCCCGCCTTCGCGGACGACGAACTCGCGGTGTACACCTTCAACAACCGCCAGCCGGGCGTCGGGCTGACCCTCGTCCTCGACGGTCAAGAGACCACCACCGTCGGCAAGGACGGTTCGGCCTTCTTCGATCTTTCCGAGGGCGTGCACAGCCTGCAGGTACGCGACGGCGAACAGAGCCTCTACAGCTTCCGCTTCACCACCGCCCGCGGCCAGCAGGTGGATGCCCTGATCACTCTAGGCGACGACACGACTCACCGGGTTGAGACCTACTCCCCGGCAGAAAGTGCCGAAGACAAGCGCGACGCCCCGACGGGCAGCCTCAGCGGCACGGTCAGCGCCGCCGCCGGTGGCCTCGCCGGCGCCAGCATCGTGGTGGAAGACACGGGCGAGCTGCTGCTGGCGGACGCCGACGGTCGCTTCAACGTGACCCTGCCCCGCGGCGAGTACCGCCTGACCGCCTACCACCCGACCGACGATCGCACCGCCTCGCGCACGGTTCGCGTGGTGTCCGGGGTGACGCGCGGCGTGGGCCTCACGATCCGCAACCAGTCGGCACTGGATGTGGAAGCGCCCACCCTCAGCGGTATCGAGGAGGTGGTGGTCGTGGCCGCCTTCGACCCGAACGCCTTCGAGGCCTCCGAGCGCGACACCAACCAGATCATCGACACCCTCGACATCGAGACTCTCTCGCGCTTCGCCGACACCAACGTGGCCGCCTCCGTGGTCCGCGTGCCGTCCGTGACCGTGCAGGACAACCGCTTCGTGTTCATCCGAGGCCTGGGTGATCGCTACATCAGCACCACCCTGAACGGCGCCACCATGCCGAGTACGGACCCGGCCAAACGCACCGTGCCGCTGGATCTGTTCCCGAGCAACTTCGTTAACCAGCTCGACATCCGCAAGACCTTCATCCCGGGCATGCCGGGCGAGAGCACGGGCGGCAACCTGGTGATCAACACCCGCACTTTCCCCACGGAACGCTCGGGGCAGCTGCAGGTGCGCATGAGCGCCACGCCCGGCGTCACCGGCAACGACGTCTTCGCCGATCCCACGGACGGCGACTTCGACTACTTCGGCTGGGACGCGGGTGCGCGTGAGGCCCCGGTGGCCGTGGAAGCGATCACCCAAGCGCTCAACATCGGCACGGTGACGGACTCCAACACCGGCGGCATCTTCCAGATCAACGACACGGTGGAGCGCGAGCTGCGTCGCGTCGGCGGCCTCCTGATCAGCGACAACCTCGACCTGGAGCTCACCAACGCTGCACCGGACACGCGCATCGGCGCCAACTACGGTGACGTCTTCGACATCGGCAACGTGGAGCTCGGCATTTTCGCCGCCGGCAACTTCTCCAACCAGTGGAGCCAGCGCAACGACGGGGTGAGCAACACCTTCACGCCCTCCGGCGATGACCTCAACCGCTTCCGCTTCCAGGAGTACACCAACAGCATCGACGCCAACGCCCTGCTCTCGGTGGGTCTGAACGTCGGCCAGCACACGATCGAACTCAACAGCATCGCCTCGCGCGCCACGGAAAGCCGCGTCGTGCGCACCGTGGGCCAGGAAGGTGACGAGTTCCAGGCCCGCTACCGCAACACGGTCGATTGGGTGGAGCGCCAGTTCCTGTCCCAGCAGATCGCCGGCAACCACTCGCTGGTCGAGAGCGGATCTGTCTACCTGGATTGGCAGTTCACCGCCAGCCAGGCGCGCCGCGACGCCCCGGACCGCCGCGAGATCACCTTCAGCGCGGACCAGTTCCAGACCGACCCGCAGTCGTTGCTCGATGGATTCGATCTCGACCGCCTGAACGACGACCAGGACGTAGAGCTGAACGGCTTCTTCCTCGAGTCGAACGCGCTGGTTCGCCGCTACGACGAACTGACCGACAACAACTTCGACTTCTCCACGTCGCTGGGTTGGGATCTGATCGACAACGGCAACAGCTTCGCTAACCTGCAGATCGGTGGACAGATCATCTATCGCGAGCGCGACTCCGACTCGGATACCTACGGCTTCAACCTCAACCAGCAGAACGTCGAGAACCTGATCACCGACGAGATCCTGGTAAGCGACATCATCACGGAAGAGACGATCACCGGTGACCCCGCCACGGGCTTCACCTTCCTCGATCGCACCCTCGCCAGTGACAGCTACGACGCGGAGCTCGACTACAACAGCATCTTCGCCACCTACGATCACACCTTCAACGACCGCTTCCAGGTGGTGATCGGCGCGCGCTACGAAATGTACGACCAGACCACCAACACGTTCTCCCTGCAGGGCGCTGGTGAGGCCGTGCAGTCGCGCATCGACGAAGGGTCATTCCTGCCGAGCTTCAGCCTCAACTGGTTCGCTACCGAGGCCCACCAGTTCCGCTTCGCCATCTCGCAGACCGTGGCACGACCAGACTTCAAAGAGTCGGCCAACGCCACCTTCTACGATACGGAGTTCGACTTCCGCGTCCGCGGCAACCCGAATCTCGAGATCTCGGACGTCCTGAACGTCGACGCTCGCTGGGAGTGGTACCCGAACGATCGCGATAGCTTGTCCGTCGCCGCCTTCTACAAGGACTTCGACAACCCCATCGAGCGTGTCGTGCAGCAGGCCTCCGGTACCGCGGGTAACTCTCGTACCTTCGCTAACGCGGAATCCGCATTCCTCTACGGTGCGGAAGTCGAAGCGCGCAAGGAGTTCCTGATCAGCGACGACTACGCGCGCTCCTTCTTCCTCGCGCTGAACGCCAGCTACATCGAATCGGAAGTGCAGCTGCCGACGCGCACGCGCGCCCTGCAGGGTCAACCCCAGTACACCAGCAATCTGGTGCTCGGCTTCGACCACGCGGGCTACGGCCAGCAGGTCACGATCCTGATCAACCAGAACGGCGAGGCGATCCGCGACGTCGGCATCCTTGGCAACCCGGACGTGATCGAAGAGCCCCGCCTGGACATCAACCTCGTGTACCGCTGGGACATCAGCGACAGCTTCACCTTCCGCGCCAAGGCGAGCAATTTGCTCGACGACGAGGTGGAGTTCACGCAGGGCGGCAGAACCTTCTTCGCTTACAAGCGGGGAGTCGAATTCCAGCTCGGGGCAGACTGGAACTTCTAA
- a CDS encoding YerC/YecD family TrpR-related protein encodes MKANRRLSPTQEDAEEQALYAAILTLRDAEECQRFFRDLCTPAELQALKDRWHVVGLLEDGQAYRTIQAQTGVSVTTIGRIRRFLDEGFGGYRLARDRMQGNTK; translated from the coding sequence ATGAAAGCCAATCGACGCCTCAGCCCCACCCAGGAAGACGCCGAGGAGCAGGCCCTCTACGCGGCCATCCTGACCTTGCGCGATGCCGAGGAGTGCCAGCGCTTCTTCCGGGATCTCTGTACGCCTGCCGAACTTCAGGCCCTCAAGGACCGCTGGCACGTGGTCGGCCTGCTCGAGGACGGCCAGGCCTACCGCACGATCCAGGCCCAGACGGGCGTCAGCGTCACCACCATCGGCCGCATCCGCCGCTTCCTCGACGAGGGCTTCGGCGGCTACCGGCTCGCGCGAGACCGCATGCAAGGAAACACCAAGTGA
- the hisG gene encoding ATP phosphoribosyltransferase has protein sequence MSTTPTPPVTGERLRVALQKSGRLADNSRELLVRCGLRISANRDGLVWTGENLPIDLMLVRDDDIPTLVADGHCDVGIVGQNIAREAACEREQAGEASGYEELLPLDFGYCRLSLAKPVASPLGTLQDLAGKRIATSYPASLQAHLDEHGVDAEVVLLSGSVELAPRLGKADAICDLVSTGATLAANDLVEMQTLLESKATLIRATRPLSDSSETLLTRLLKRMQGVLRGRESRYIMLHAPRDRLAEVHELLPGAEAPTVLTLDGRPDRVAVHAVCNEQVFWETLEALKDVGASAILVLPVEKMLA, from the coding sequence GTGAGCACCACCCCCACGCCCCCCGTCACCGGCGAGCGCCTGCGCGTCGCCCTGCAGAAATCGGGGCGATTGGCCGACAACTCGCGCGAGCTGCTCGTGCGCTGCGGCCTGCGCATCAGCGCCAACCGCGACGGCCTGGTCTGGACCGGGGAGAACCTCCCCATCGATCTAATGCTGGTGCGGGACGACGACATCCCCACCCTGGTGGCCGACGGCCATTGCGACGTCGGCATCGTCGGGCAGAACATCGCCCGCGAGGCCGCCTGTGAGCGCGAGCAAGCGGGCGAGGCCAGTGGCTACGAGGAGCTGCTGCCGCTCGACTTCGGGTACTGCCGCCTGAGCCTTGCCAAGCCTGTGGCGTCTCCCCTCGGCACGCTCCAGGACCTCGCCGGCAAGCGCATCGCCACCAGCTACCCCGCCTCTCTGCAAGCCCACCTCGACGAGCACGGCGTGGACGCGGAGGTGGTACTGCTCTCCGGCTCCGTCGAGCTAGCGCCACGCCTAGGTAAGGCGGACGCGATCTGCGATCTCGTCTCCACCGGCGCCACGCTCGCCGCCAACGACCTGGTCGAGATGCAGACCTTGCTCGAGAGCAAGGCGACCTTGATCCGCGCGACGCGCCCCCTCAGCGACAGCTCGGAGACACTCCTCACTCGCCTGCTGAAGCGGATGCAGGGTGTGCTGCGAGGACGGGAGAGTCGCTACATCATGCTGCACGCCCCGCGCGATCGCCTCGCCGAGGTGCACGAGCTGCTGCCGGGCGCCGAGGCGCCCACCGTGCTCACGCTCGATGGCCGTCCCGACCGGGTGGCGGTGCACGCCGTGTGCAACGAACAAGTGTTCTGGGAGACCTTGGAAGCGCTGAAGGATGTGGGTGCGAGCGCCATTCTCGTGCTCCCAGTAGAGAAGATGCTGGCGTAA
- the hisD gene encoding histidinol dehydrogenase: protein MKKIVWSNLSPEAREEVLCRPAQRLGGEFQARVESIVNRVREEGDAALLALTEELDGVALESLQVSAAEREEALAVLTPAEHEALAIARANLQRFHQAQVPSGPLTVETQPGVHCERIRRPIHSVGLYVPAGSAPLPSTVLMLGVPSAIAGCPVRVLCAPPQADGRMAPSIIAAAALCGIDLLFKVGGAQAIAAMAYGTETIPATDKLYGPGNAWVTAAKRLVSTDDAGAAIDMPAGPSEVLVIADAEANPAFVAADLLSQAEHGPDSQALLVTPSPALADAVAEAVLTQLKTLSRAQITGQAIEHARLIVVDDLAEAVDVSNRYAPEHLIIQTSQPRALLDDVTAAGSVFLGAWSPEAVGDYCSGTNHVLPTYGHARAWSGLSVDAFSKSMTVQELTADGLRTLAPTVLTMTEMEGLDAHGWAVRHRLLRLEGSTG from the coding sequence GTGAAGAAAATCGTTTGGTCCAACCTGTCGCCGGAAGCGCGCGAGGAGGTCCTGTGCCGTCCAGCGCAGCGCCTCGGCGGCGAATTCCAAGCCCGCGTTGAGTCGATCGTCAATCGCGTGCGCGAGGAGGGGGATGCGGCCCTGCTGGCGCTCACGGAGGAGCTCGACGGCGTCGCGCTGGAGAGCTTGCAGGTGAGCGCAGCCGAGCGCGAGGAGGCGTTGGCCGTCCTCACCCCCGCCGAGCACGAGGCCCTCGCCATCGCCCGCGCCAACCTGCAACGCTTCCACCAGGCGCAGGTGCCGAGTGGGCCACTGACGGTCGAGACCCAGCCCGGAGTGCACTGTGAGCGGATCCGTCGCCCGATTCACTCGGTCGGCCTCTACGTGCCGGCGGGCAGCGCCCCCCTGCCCTCCACGGTCCTCATGCTCGGCGTACCCTCGGCGATCGCTGGCTGCCCCGTGCGGGTGCTCTGCGCGCCGCCCCAGGCGGACGGGCGTATGGCGCCGTCCATCATCGCCGCGGCCGCCCTGTGCGGTATCGACCTGCTGTTCAAGGTGGGCGGGGCGCAGGCGATCGCCGCCATGGCCTACGGCACCGAGACCATCCCCGCCACGGACAAGCTGTACGGCCCGGGCAACGCCTGGGTGACCGCCGCCAAGCGCCTGGTGAGCACGGACGACGCAGGCGCCGCTATCGACATGCCTGCTGGGCCTTCGGAGGTGCTGGTGATCGCCGATGCTGAGGCTAACCCGGCGTTCGTCGCCGCGGATCTGCTGTCCCAAGCGGAACACGGCCCCGACTCCCAAGCCCTGCTGGTCACGCCGAGCCCCGCGCTGGCGGATGCCGTCGCCGAAGCCGTGCTCACCCAGCTAAAGACGCTCTCGCGCGCGCAGATCACCGGCCAGGCCATCGAACACGCTCGCCTGATCGTGGTCGACGATCTGGCCGAGGCCGTTGACGTGAGCAACCGCTACGCGCCCGAGCACCTGATCATCCAGACCTCGCAGCCGCGCGCCCTGCTCGACGACGTCACCGCCGCCGGCTCCGTGTTCCTCGGTGCCTGGTCACCGGAAGCGGTGGGCGATTACTGCAGCGGCACCAACCACGTGCTGCCCACCTACGGACACGCCCGGGCCTGGAGCGGTCTGTCCGTGGATGCCTTCAGCAAGAGCATGACGGTGCAGGAGCTCACGGCAGACGGCCTGCGCACCCTCGCCCCCACGGTACTCACCATGACGGAGATGGAGGGCCTCGACGCCCACGGCTGGGCCGTACGCCATCGCCTGCTGCGCCTGGAGGGAAGCACCGGATGA
- the hisC gene encoding histidinol-phosphate transaminase, translating to MSDSPVLALVRDDLRTLEGYQAAAPDFERLRLHANESPWDDTLTIEQSAINRYPPVRALDLEARLAEVYGVRPEQLLVTRGSDDGIDLLVRTFCAAGQDAVLTTPPTFGMYAVAARLQNARCVEVPLRADQDWCMDETAIADAVDAHPVRLIFLCSPNNPTGNSLDRDAVLRLCRAVGRKAAVVVDQAYGEFTGGAGFAADLDAYPNLIVLRTLSKAHGLAGVRCGAVLADPALIALLAALAPPYATPSPVIGAVLDRLSEEALAQTAKRLQVIGEQRARLRKVLEMLPYVRNVWPSDANFLLVQVDDAARVVADCHEHGVLLRSFRDKPGLGEAIRISIGTPAQTDRLIAILESIS from the coding sequence ATGAGCGACTCACCCGTGCTCGCGCTCGTGCGTGACGACCTGCGCACGCTCGAGGGCTATCAGGCGGCGGCGCCCGACTTCGAACGCTTGCGCCTGCACGCCAACGAAAGCCCGTGGGACGACACGCTCACCATCGAGCAGAGCGCGATCAATCGCTACCCGCCCGTGCGCGCCCTCGATCTGGAGGCTCGCCTGGCCGAGGTGTATGGCGTGAGGCCAGAGCAACTCCTCGTTACCCGCGGCAGCGACGACGGCATCGACCTGCTCGTGCGCACCTTCTGCGCAGCGGGCCAGGATGCGGTACTCACCACGCCGCCCACCTTCGGCATGTACGCGGTGGCGGCGCGCCTGCAGAACGCGCGATGCGTGGAAGTCCCGCTGCGCGCAGACCAGGACTGGTGCATGGATGAGACTGCGATCGCGGATGCGGTCGATGCGCACCCCGTGCGGCTGATCTTTCTCTGCTCACCGAACAACCCTACCGGCAACTCCCTGGATCGCGACGCGGTACTTCGCCTGTGCCGCGCCGTCGGGCGCAAGGCCGCGGTGGTGGTCGATCAGGCCTACGGGGAATTCACCGGCGGCGCGGGCTTTGCCGCGGATCTCGACGCCTACCCGAACCTCATCGTCCTGCGCACACTCTCGAAGGCGCACGGGCTCGCCGGCGTGCGCTGTGGCGCCGTGCTCGCCGACCCGGCCTTGATCGCGCTGCTCGCCGCCCTCGCGCCGCCCTACGCCACCCCCTCCCCCGTGATCGGCGCCGTGCTGGACCGGCTGAGCGAGGAGGCCTTAGCACAGACCGCGAAGCGCCTGCAGGTGATCGGCGAGCAACGCGCGCGCCTGCGCAAGGTGCTCGAGATGCTGCCCTACGTGCGCAATGTGTGGCCCAGCGACGCGAACTTCCTGCTGGTGCAAGTGGATGACGCCGCACGGGTGGTGGCGGACTGCCACGAGCACGGCGTGCTCCTGCGCAGCTTCCGCGACAAGCCTGGCCTCGGCGAGGCGATCCGGATCAGCATCGGCACGCCGGCCCAGACCGATCGTCTCATCGCGATCCTGGAGAGCATCTCATGA
- the hisB gene encoding bifunctional histidinol-phosphatase/imidazoleglycerol-phosphate dehydratase HisB, whose amino-acid sequence MSGLRVLFIDRDGTLIEEPDDKQIDRLDKLRLVPGVVPALLHLRAAGYRFVMVSNQDGLGTASFPQANFDEPHAFLLELLSSQGIRFDEIFICPHLPGDGCDCRKPATGLLTRYLAGTALDLAHCAVIGDRETDLTLAERLGVKGLRVRVGTAPDAPGLSWEEITAELTSQRRAAEHRRSTNETDIRCEVDLDAPNLTAIATGIGFLDHMLEQLARHGGFGLKLRCDGDLHIDEHHTLEDVALTLGACLREALGTKIGIARYGFVLPMDEAQAQIAIDLSGRAHCECELELRREHVGQLPTELVPHFFASLAQALGAAVHVRVTGENDHHVVEAAFKGLGRALRQAVRLEDQALPSTKGVL is encoded by the coding sequence ATGAGCGGCCTGAGAGTGTTGTTCATCGATCGCGATGGCACGCTGATCGAAGAACCCGACGACAAGCAGATCGATCGCTTGGACAAGCTACGCCTCGTCCCCGGGGTGGTGCCCGCGCTCCTGCACCTGCGCGCTGCCGGCTACCGCTTCGTGATGGTCAGCAACCAGGACGGCCTCGGTACGGCGAGCTTTCCGCAGGCAAACTTCGACGAACCGCACGCATTTCTACTCGAGCTCCTGAGCAGCCAGGGCATTCGCTTCGATGAGATCTTCATCTGCCCCCACCTGCCCGGTGACGGCTGCGACTGCCGCAAGCCAGCCACCGGCCTGCTCACCCGGTACCTGGCGGGCACCGCCCTCGACCTCGCCCATTGCGCGGTCATCGGAGACCGGGAGACCGATCTGACCCTGGCCGAGCGCCTCGGGGTGAAGGGCCTGCGCGTGCGTGTGGGTACGGCACCGGACGCGCCGGGCCTGAGCTGGGAGGAGATCACCGCCGAGCTCACCAGCCAGCGCCGCGCGGCCGAGCATCGGCGCAGCACCAACGAGACGGACATTCGCTGCGAGGTGGACCTCGACGCGCCCAACCTCACGGCAATTGCCACGGGTATCGGCTTCCTCGATCACATGCTCGAACAGCTGGCCCGCCACGGCGGCTTCGGCCTGAAACTTCGCTGTGACGGCGACCTGCACATCGATGAGCACCATACGCTGGAAGACGTAGCCCTCACCCTAGGCGCCTGCCTACGGGAAGCCTTAGGCACCAAGATCGGTATCGCCCGCTACGGCTTCGTCCTGCCGATGGACGAGGCGCAAGCGCAGATCGCCATCGACCTCAGCGGCCGCGCGCACTGCGAGTGCGAGCTGGAGCTGCGCCGCGAGCACGTCGGCCAACTGCCGACGGAGCTGGTGCCGCACTTCTTCGCGTCGCTCGCGCAAGCGCTGGGCGCGGCGGTCCACGTGCGGGTGACCGGCGAGAACGATCACCACGTGGTGGAAGCGGCCTTCAAGGGGCTCGGACGGGCCCTGCGCCAGGCCGTGCGCCTGGAGGATCAAGCCCTGCCGAGCACCAAGGGGGTATTGTGA
- the hisH gene encoding imidazole glycerol phosphate synthase subunit HisH, whose amino-acid sequence MSNAPQNVVVIDSGGANLASVRFALERLQVAPVITTDHETIRSAQRVILPGVGAAADVMARLREQGLDQVVASLSQPLLGICVGLQVLYQHCAEGQVDGLGLLDGVVEHLPTTANLSVPQMGWNRIASRIEHALFDGLDLHEAHFYFVHSYAAPPGPQTLATASYGTTFTAVAGRRNLLATQFHPERSARWGHRLLHNFLTTPPEKLLCE is encoded by the coding sequence GTGAGCAACGCCCCCCAGAACGTTGTGGTCATCGACAGCGGCGGCGCGAACCTCGCCTCCGTCCGCTTCGCCCTCGAGCGCCTGCAGGTGGCGCCGGTGATCACCACCGATCACGAGACGATCCGCTCGGCACAGCGCGTGATCCTGCCGGGCGTCGGCGCCGCGGCCGATGTCATGGCGCGCCTGCGCGAGCAGGGCCTGGACCAGGTGGTGGCCTCGCTCAGCCAGCCGCTGCTCGGCATCTGCGTGGGTCTGCAGGTGCTCTACCAGCACTGCGCCGAGGGCCAGGTCGACGGCCTAGGCCTGCTCGACGGCGTGGTCGAGCACCTCCCCACCACCGCCAATCTCAGCGTGCCGCAGATGGGCTGGAATCGCATCGCCTCGCGCATCGAGCATGCCCTGTTCGACGGCCTGGATCTGCACGAGGCCCATTTCTACTTCGTGCACAGCTACGCGGCCCCGCCCGGCCCGCAAACGCTGGCCACGGCGTCCTACGGCACGACCTTCACGGCCGTCGCCGGGCGACGCAATCTCCTCGCCACCCAATTCCACCCCGAGCGCTCCGCGCGCTGGGGCCACCGTCTGCTTCATAACTTCCTGACCACCCCACCGGAGAAGCTGCTGTGCGAATGA
- a CDS encoding 1-(5-phosphoribosyl)-5-[(5-phosphoribosylamino)methylideneamino] imidazole-4-carboxamide isomerase yields MIPAIDLIDGRCVRLREGDFAAQTEYAADPVELALEYAKAGARWLHVVDLDGARDGKRRNAALITRLVETVRAQADMQVQLGGGIRDADTLAKALSMGVGRVVVGSAVIATPGLLIDWLDTFEPGSVVLAVDVRISEEDGRPWPWLHGWTQRADIDLWALLATASGAGLRHVLCTDIARDGTLAGPNVALYEALRDRYPGLCIQSSGGVGSIDDLRALEAVRVDAAITGKALLDGRISLDEAQPWLRA; encoded by the coding sequence ATGATCCCCGCCATCGACCTGATCGACGGACGCTGCGTGCGCCTGCGCGAGGGGGATTTCGCGGCCCAGACCGAATACGCCGCCGATCCGGTGGAGCTTGCCTTGGAGTACGCGAAGGCCGGTGCACGCTGGCTGCACGTGGTGGATCTCGACGGCGCCCGCGATGGGAAACGGCGCAACGCCGCCCTCATCACGCGCTTGGTGGAGACGGTGCGTGCACAGGCCGACATGCAGGTCCAGCTCGGCGGCGGCATCCGCGACGCCGATACCCTCGCCAAGGCCTTGAGTATGGGCGTGGGCCGCGTCGTGGTGGGCAGCGCCGTCATCGCCACCCCAGGACTGCTGATCGACTGGCTCGATACCTTCGAGCCCGGCAGCGTGGTCCTGGCCGTGGACGTACGCATCAGTGAAGAAGACGGGCGCCCCTGGCCCTGGCTCCACGGCTGGACCCAACGCGCTGACATCGACCTATGGGCGTTGCTCGCCACCGCATCGGGCGCCGGTCTGCGCCACGTCCTGTGCACCGACATCGCCCGCGACGGCACCCTCGCCGGCCCCAACGTAGCCCTCTACGAGGCCCTGCGCGACCGCTATCCGGGCCTGTGCATCCAGAGTTCCGGCGGCGTCGGCAGCATCGACGACCTGCGTGCCCTGGAGGCGGTGCGGGTGGATGCCGCGATCACCGGCAAGGCGCTCCTGGACGGGCGCATCAGCCTAGACGAGGCGCAACCGTGGCTGCGCGCATGA